In the genome of Mytilus edulis chromosome 3, xbMytEdul2.2, whole genome shotgun sequence, one region contains:
- the LOC139516563 gene encoding G patch domain-containing protein 11-like, with protein MSANLDDEEDDYMSDTFLTKCTDTRPGLLSGNTARIHKVEKKIKESNIKNIVKPKSVVEHEKREEGLQAAIKSDNKGFALLAKMGYKPGMGIGKQGEGRKEPVGINFRTGRGGLGAEADRKRRKENWTAMRASRHIKRQKMESNLKRDFQQRMSSKFTDGKAERDVIKSQKVCEHLDSEMGTTIPDEWYFWPKSMLPKKKKKNETETGTETGLSFEVVEEEEDDDNEEEEEEEEDFLTNQEKLEALTAYLRTIHLYCIWCGTKFEDEDDLTTNCPGDTADAHDE; from the exons ATGTCTGCCAACTTAGATGACGAAGAAGATGATTATATGTCTGATACCTTCCTAACAAAATG TACAGATACAAGACCAGGCCTTTTATCAGGCAACACTGCAAGGATTCATAAAgtagaaaagaaaattaaagaatctaatattaaaaatatagtGAAACCAAAGTCTGTAGTTGAGCATGAGAAAAGAGAAGAGGGTTTACAAGCAGCCATTAAAAGTGACAATAAAGGGTTTGCTTTACTAGCAAAGATGGGATATAAACCTGGAATGGGAATTGGTAAACAGG GTGAAGGAAGAAAAGAACCCGTTGGTATAAACTTTAGAACAGGAAGAGGTGGTTTAGGTGCTGAAGCAGACAGAAAAAGGCGAAAAGAGAATTGGACTGCAATGAGAGCCAGTCGTCATATCAAAAGACAGAAAATGGAATCCAATTTGAAAAGAGATTTTCAACAGAGAATGAGTAGTAAATTCACAGATGGTAAAGCAGAGAGAGATGTGATAAAAAGTCAGAAAGTTTGTGAACATCTAGATTCAGAAATG GGTACTACTATTCCAGATGAATGGTACTTTTGGCCCAAATCAATGttgccaaaaaagaaaaagaaaaatgaaacagAAACGGGGACAGAGACAGGGTTATCATTTGAGGTAGTAGAAGAAGAAGAGGATGATGACAatgaagaggaagaagaagaagaggaagactTTTTAACA AATCAAGAGAAACTTGAAGCACTTACAGCCTACCTTAGAACAATACATCTCTACTGCATATGGTGTGGCACCAAATTTGAAG ATGAGGATGATCTCACAACAAATTGCCCTGGTGACACAGCTGATGCTCATGATGAATAG